From Nicotiana tabacum cultivar K326 chromosome 20, ASM71507v2, whole genome shotgun sequence, one genomic window encodes:
- the LOC107784370 gene encoding protein MHF1 homolog — protein sequence MEDIDGGEMASELDREEEESATDLLRDRFRLCTISIAEAEAKQCGMEVSQPIMACISDLAFKFAEQLAKDLELFAQHAGRKSVNMEDVILSAHRNDHLAASLRSFGNDLKAKEPNLERKKKKSSRREDKVVRDVLRTPDY from the exons ATGGAGGATATCgacggaggagaaatggcaagcGAATTAGACAGAGAAGAGGAAGAATCAGCCACCGACTTACTCCGTGATCGATTCCGATTATGCACTATTTCCATTGCTGAAGCCGagg CGAAACAATGTGGTATGGAGGTTTCTCAACCGATTATGGCTTGCATTTCTGATTTAGCCTTCAAGTTTGCAG AACAGCTAGCAAAAGACCTTGAATTATTTGCCCAGCATGCTGGTCGTAAGTCCGTAAACATGGAAGATGTTATTCTTTCCG CACATCGGAATGATCACCTGGCTGCCTCATTGAGGTCCTTCGGCAATGACCTAAAAGCAAAAGAGCCCAAtttggagaggaagaagaagaagagttccaGAAGGGAAGATAAAGTTGTTCGAGATGTACTTCGTACTCCAGACTATTAG